Proteins found in one Anaerolineales bacterium genomic segment:
- the rpiB gene encoding ribose 5-phosphate isomerase B, with translation MALGADHGGYPLKEALKAFLVSQGQEVIDCGTHSTQAVDYPDFALAVAELVGQGNVGRGILIDGAGIGSCIAANKVPGVRAALCYDQSSAVNSREHNDANVLTLGAGLIGASLAQQIVKTWLETPFAGGRHARRVEKIMQIERRFSR, from the coding sequence ATTGCCCTGGGTGCCGATCACGGGGGCTACCCGCTGAAGGAGGCCCTCAAGGCCTTCTTGGTCTCGCAAGGGCAGGAGGTCATCGACTGTGGCACCCACAGCACGCAGGCCGTCGACTACCCGGACTTCGCGCTGGCAGTGGCCGAACTGGTGGGTCAGGGCAATGTGGGACGCGGCATCCTGATCGATGGCGCCGGGATCGGCTCGTGCATTGCCGCCAACAAAGTACCCGGCGTGCGGGCGGCCTTGTGCTACGACCAGTCTTCAGCGGTCAACAGCCGCGAGCACAATGACGCCAACGTACTCACCCTGGGTGCAGGATTGATCGGCGCCAGCCTCGCTCAGCAGATCGTCAAGACCTGGCTAGAAACCCCCTTCGCCGGCGGGCGGCATGCGCGACGGGTCGAGAAGATCATGCAGATCGAACGCAGGTTCTCCAGGTAG